The Pleurodeles waltl isolate 20211129_DDA chromosome 6, aPleWal1.hap1.20221129, whole genome shotgun sequence genome has a segment encoding these proteins:
- the ZBTB43 gene encoding zinc finger and BTB domain-containing protein 43 → MIGDEMEPGTSSFRVDFPDFSNTILQKLNQQRQLGQLCDISIVVQGQLFRAHKAVLAASSPYFCDQVLLKNSRRVVLPNVMNPRVFENILLSTYTGRLVLPAPEIVSYLTAASFLQMWHVVDKCTQLLEGNPLVLCQKSNQSNHQSPSSSNYNCLGESCEQSAAGQSNFQSPTQKEPRDVDHEDESPKDDELSSQVTEQEYLPSNSSTEHDRLSTEMTSQDGEEGASDSTDYQYSRLIYSKPSIMSHKQWIHVKPERFDPNCEGGEVHTAYEEQQASESMNTSQTEAAVPSSGATDVSVTGSKKGEQLERRGEHFYDEQVDFYGASMEEFTNERTEGPHDPVGQDNLAAAGFGDSLEMEMGSKEETSHTGFTSVVYKLYPCQCGKSFTHKSQRDRHMSMHLGLRPYGCGICGKKFKMKHHLVGHMKIHTGIKPYECNICGKRFMWRDSFHRHVTSCSKTYQATKIEPTTTEKEVFD, encoded by the coding sequence ATGATTGGTGATGAAATGGAGCCTGGAACAAGCTCTTTCCGAGTGGATTTTCCAGATTTTTCCAACACCATTTTACAAAAGTTAAATCAGCAACGTCAGCTGGGACAGCTGTGCGATATTTCCATTGTAGTGCAAGGCCAGCTTTTCCGAGCACATAAGGCTGTTCTTGCAGCAAGTTCTCCCTACTTCTGTGACCAGGTCCTTTTGAAGAATAGTAGACGAGTCGTTCTGCCAAATGTCATGAACCCTAGGGTGTTTGAAAACATTCTTTTGTCCACATATACTGGACGCCTGGTGCTTCCTGCACCAGAGATTGTGAGTTATTTAACAGCTGCAAGCTTTCTTCAGATGTGGCATGTGGTTGATAAGTGTACACAACTCTTAGAAGGCAACCCATTGGTGCTTTGCCAGAAATCAAACCAGAGTAATCATCAGTCACCAAGCAGCAGCAATTATAACTGCCTTGGAGAAAGCTGTGAGCAGAGTGCAGCAGGACAATCCAATTTTCAAAGTCCAACTCAAAAGGAGCCAAGGGATGTTGACCATGAAGATGAGAGTCCTAAAGATGATGAACTTTCATCTCAGGTAACAGAGCAGGAGTATCTTCCAAGCAATTCTTCAACAGAGCACGATCGGCTTAGCACAGAAATGACCAGTCAGGATGGTGAGGAAGGGGCGAGTGATAGCACAGATTATCAGTATAGTAGGCTTATCTACAGCAAGCCAAGCATTATGTCACATAAACAGTGGATACATGTCAAACCTGAACGGTTTGACCCGAACTGTGAAGGTGGTGAAGTGCATACTGCTTATGAGGAGCAACAGGCCTCTGAATCTATGAACACCTCTCAGACAGAGGCTGCTGTACCGTCTTCAGGTGCTACCGATGTTTCTGTTACAGGTAGTAAAAAGGGTGAACAGCTTGAACGGCGGGGAGAGCACTTTTATGATGAGCAAGTAGATTTTTATGGTGCTTCTATGGAAGAATTTACCAATGAGAGAACCGAAGGACCTCATGACCCTGTGGGGCAGGATAACTTGGCTGCAGCAGGATTTGGTGATAGCCTTGAAATGGAAATGGGCTCTAAAGAGGAAACCTCACATACTGGATTCACATCAGTTGTTTACAAACTTTATCCTTGCCAATGTGGTAAAAGTTTTACTCACAAGAGTCAGAGGGATCGACATATGAGTATGCACCTTGGCCTCCGCCCATACGGTTGCGGGATCTGTGgtaaaaaatttaaaatgaaacATCATCTTGTGGGCCACATGAAGATCCACACTGGTATAAAGCCATACGAATGCAATATCTGTGGAAAGAGGTTTATGTGGAGAGACAGTTTTCATCGGCATGTGACTTCGTGCTCAAAGACATACCAGGCTACGAAAATTGAACCAACTACTACTGAAAAAGAAGTCTTTGACTAA